In Mytilus edulis chromosome 4, xbMytEdul2.2, whole genome shotgun sequence, the following proteins share a genomic window:
- the LOC139518437 gene encoding neogenin-like, which translates to MDFLKLVLFLYMIRDATSFCGSDPSGIKVTTQSARSIHVAWDTTKISCGYTITGYRVYFNSLSPVKNYKYKDVSGAPTNNVDIFPIVAGFSYNIFVKAVTANGIVSNPTSINYTHPHARPSSAPSNIHASVQEETSLTICWDALNVLTKNGDIKGYKIYYRGPGLTGTNSANILGEANRQYTITGLKPNSTYTFIVQGVNDVGPGPYSAFIPIHTMPPLPFCGSDPSGIKVTTQSARSIHVAWDTTKISCGYAITGYRVYFNSLSPVKNYKYKDVSGAPINNVDIFPIVAGFSYNIFVKAVTANGIVSNPTSINYTHPHARPSSAPSNIHASVQEETSLTICWDALNVFTKNGDIKGYKIYYRGPGLTGTNSANILGEANRQYTITGLKPNSTYTFIVQVVNDVGPGPYSAFIPIHTMPPLHVMQKI; encoded by the exons atggattttttaaaacttgttttgtttCTATATATGATTAGAGATGCAACAT CTTTTTGTGGTTCTGACCCTTCAGGTATTAAAGTAACAACACAGTCCGCTAGGTCTATACATGTTGCATGGGATACAACAAAAATAAGCTGTGGTTATACTATAACTGGATATAGAGTTTATTTCAACAGCTTATCTCCAGtcaagaattacaaatataaagatGTTTCAGGAGCACCAACTAACAATGTGGACATATTCCCTATTGTAGCAGGATTTTCTTATAATATATTTGTCAAGGCTGTTACGGCAAACGGGATAGTATCAAACCCGACATCTATTAATTATACACACCCACACGCTC GTCCGAGTTCTGCGCCTAGTAATATTCATGCATCTGTACAAGAAGAAACATCATTAACAATTTGCTGGGATGCATTAAACGTTTTAACCAAAAATGGAGACATCAAGGGATACAA GATTTATTATCGAGGTCCTGGGCTTACAGGCACGAACAGTGCAAACATCCTTGGTGAAGCTAATCGTCAATATACTATAACTGGCTTGAAGCCAAATAGTACATACACGTTTATTGTACAAGGCGTCAATGATGTTGGACCTGGTCCGTACAGTGCATTCATACCTATTCATACTATGCCCCCGTTAC CTTTTTGTGGTTCTGACCCTTCAGGTATTAAAGTAACAACACAGTCCGCTAGGTCTATACATGTTGCATGGGATACAACAAAAATAAGCTGTGGTTATGCTATAACTGGATATAGAGTTTATTTCAACAGCTTATCTCCAGttaagaattacaaatataaagatGTTTCAGGAGCACCAATTAACAATGTGGACATATTCCCTATTGTAGCAGGATTTTCTTATAATATATTTGTCAAGGCTGTTACGGCAAACGGGATAGTATCAAACCCGACATCTATTAATTATACACATCCACACGCTC GTCCGAGTTCTGCGCCTAGTAATATTCATGCATCTGTACAAGAAGAAACATCATTAACAATTTGCTGGGATGCATTAAACGTTTTTACCAAGAATGGAGACATCAAGGGATACAA GATTTATTATCGAGGTCCTGGGCTTACAGGCACGAACAGTGCAAACATCCTTGGTGAAGCTAATCGTCAATATACTATAACTGGCTTGAAGCCAAATAGTACATACACGTTTATTGTACAAGTCGTCAATGATGTTGGACCTGGTCCGTACAGTGCATTCATACCTATTCATACTATGCCCCCGTTAC ATGTTATGCAGAAAATATGA